CTATGTTGAAGGATCTGAAGCTGGACAAGAGAAGCCAGTCTACGTACACCAGTTTCTAATGGTTTCTTAGTTTGGAGTGATTGCTCGTGAAAGACCGGGTGATTTATTTAATCTTTATTTCATGGGCTTTGTGGCTTCCTTTTGGGGGAGCCTTCTATTTTTGCATCCATGAACAACAACTCCATTTATACCCTTCAATTCATGCTGCTATGCTTTAGTGGCTTTCTTTTTTTTAGTAGTTTCAACATGATCATACCTGAGTTGCCCTCACATCTGGAGACCATGGGAGGAGGGGACTACAAAGGGTTGATTATTGCGCTTTTTACTTTGACAGCTGGTCTTTCAAGGCCTTTTAGTGGTAAGCTGGCTGATAGAGTAGGGCGAGTACCTGTCATGATAGTGGGGGCTATAGTTTGTGGAGTTGCGGGTGTTTTGTATCCCTTTGCTAATACGCTTTGGGCCTTTTTTCTCCTTCGTTTGTTTCATGGCTTTTCTACAGGTTTTAAACCAACCGGAACCTCCGCCTATGTAGCCGATATCATTCCGTTGAACAAAAGGGGAGAGGCCATGGGCGTACTTGGATTTTTTGGAAGTATGGGAATGGCAGCTGGTCCTTCGATAGGTCCTCTGATTGCAAAACATTTTTCTTTGGATATCATGTTTTATACCTCTGCATTTTTTGCGGTACTTTCTGTTCTCATCTTGATAGGGATGAAGGAAACCTTAAAGAATACTGAGCGAGTGGGCTGGAAACATTTTGTAGTGAGAAAAGAAGAGATTTATGAGCCCAGGGTTTTATCTCCATCGATTATGATGATGCTTTTGGTCTTTGCATTCGGTGCGATTGTAACGGTAATTCCTGATATCAGCGACCAAATGGGCCTTTCTAATAGGGGATTGTTTTTTACTTATTTTACCATCGCCTCGCTGATGGTGAGATTGCTGGCTGGCAAAGCTTCAGATAAATATGGACGTGTGCCAGTATTGAAAGTGGGTAGTGCAATATTGCTCGCAGCTTTGCTGTTGTTGGCCAATGCCAATTCTGCCTTCTTGTTGTTAACTACTGCGGTACTGTATGGCGTAGGAGTAGGGATGTGCTCGCCTACTATTTTTGCTTGGACGATTGATTTGAGTGATGACAAGCATCGAGGACGCGGCATGGCTACTATGTATATCTTTTTAGAGATAGGAATAGGAATGGGTGCCCTGCTTGGTGGCTGGGTTTATGGAAATGACTTGAGTAATATTCCTATTGTATTCTATACTTGTGCTGTATGTATTGTCACAGCGTTGATCTATTTGTTTTCTAAAACAGTGCGTAACTTGCCCCGAGTAAATGAGATTTGAGATGGAGCTAAATTCGAAAAAGATAACTCAGTACGTTTTTGTTGGTGTGGTGGTAGTAGAGTTACTGGCACTGATGATGGGATGGGAACATGTGCGTCATTTTTCTAAACCCATGTTGATGCCTGTTTTGCTTTTTTACCTCCGACAGGGGACTACTGGCAGACTGAGCCCGTCTTTTCTTTTTGCTGCAGTGGCTTTGATATTTTCCTTTGTTGGGGATTCGTTCTTGATGTATGAGGGGGAAATGTATTTTATGATCGGGCTGGCGGCTTTTGCTGTTGCACATAT
This is a stretch of genomic DNA from Reichenbachiella ulvae. It encodes these proteins:
- a CDS encoding MFS transporter, which produces MNNNSIYTLQFMLLCFSGFLFFSSFNMIIPELPSHLETMGGGDYKGLIIALFTLTAGLSRPFSGKLADRVGRVPVMIVGAIVCGVAGVLYPFANTLWAFFLLRLFHGFSTGFKPTGTSAYVADIIPLNKRGEAMGVLGFFGSMGMAAGPSIGPLIAKHFSLDIMFYTSAFFAVLSVLILIGMKETLKNTERVGWKHFVVRKEEIYEPRVLSPSIMMMLLVFAFGAIVTVIPDISDQMGLSNRGLFFTYFTIASLMVRLLAGKASDKYGRVPVLKVGSAILLAALLLLANANSAFLLLTTAVLYGVGVGMCSPTIFAWTIDLSDDKHRGRGMATMYIFLEIGIGMGALLGGWVYGNDLSNIPIVFYTCAVCIVTALIYLFSKTVRNLPRVNEI